From the genome of Deltaproteobacteria bacterium:
TCCCTGAATCACAATGCCGCCTGCAGGCGGCAAGAGCTCCAGCATAGCCGCAAGAAGCGTGCTCGCCGGTGTGATGGGATAGGATGCGAAGAAGCGGCAGCCTGCATAGAGGGCTGCCATTGCCACCGCCTGATTGCCGTCTACAAAAAGCACTGCCATGGCTGCGCACCTCTGCTGCAATCCTGGATCTTCCTGTACCAGACCATAATCTCCCGCCCAGCTCAGACAGCTGTCAGCTTTCCACGTCGAATTCTATGCCCTGCGCCAGGGGCAGCTCCCTGGACCAGTTGATGGTGACCGTCTGGCGGCGCATATAGGCTTTCCAGGCATCAGAGCCAGCTTCACGCCCGCCGCCCGTGTCTTTCTCACCTCCAAAAGCACCGCCGATCTCCGCACCTGAAGTACCAATGTTCACATTGGCAATGCCGCAGTCGCTGCCCTCACAGCTCAAGAACAATTCGCTCTCGCCCAGCTCACTGGTAAATATGGCTGAACTGAGGCCCTGGGGCACATCGTTCTGATAATGAATCGCCTCTTGCAGGTCATCATATGGAATGACATAGAGGATTGGCGCGAAGGTCTCCTGCTTGACAATGTCAAAGTCATTGCTGGCCTCACATATGCACGGCCGCACATAGGTGCCCGCATCATAAAGGCCGCCGCTCAGCACCTCGCCGCCGTAGAGTATCCTGCCGCCCTCGTCCTGCAGCTTCTCCAGGGCTTCTTGCATGCGAGCCACGGCCTGGCCGTCAATCAGGGGGCCCATGAGGACGCCGTCTTCCAGGGGATTGCCGACTACCACCTGGCGGTAGGCACCGATGAGGCTCTCTGTAAAAGAGGCAAAGATCTCCCGGTGGACAATCGCCCGCCTGATGGTGGTGCACCTCTGGCCAGCAGTACCCACCGCCCCGAAAAGTATGGCCCGCACCGCAAGCTGCAGATCAGCGCTGGGCGTGACTATTACCGCGTTGTTGCCCCCCAGCTCCAGCAAAGTTCTACCCAGTCTGGAGCTCACTTTCCTGGCCACCTCCCGGCCCATGGCAACGCTGCCAGTGGCTGAAACGAGCGGCAGTCCCCTGTCCTGCACCAGGGCTTCTCCCACCTGATGGCGGCCGCCGATTATAACGTTGAGCACTCCTTCGGGCACCCTGTTTTCCGCGAGCACCGGTGCAATGATCTTCATGAGGGCCAGGGCTGTGAGGCATGCCTTGCTGGACGGCTTCCACACCACCGGATCTCCAGCCACCAGGGCAATCATCGCATTCCAGGACCACACAGCCACCGGAAAGTTGAAGGCAGTGATAACCCCTATGGGGCCGAGGGGCAGCCACTGTTCATACATCCGGTGTCTCGGCCGTTCACTGTGCATGCTGAGGCCGTAGAGCATGCGGGACTGGCCCACAGCAAAATCACAGATATCAATCATTTCCTGCACTTCGCCCTCTGCCTCCACGCGGATCTTGCCAACTTCCAGGCTCACCAGCGCCCCCAGTTCTCTCTTGTGAGCTCTGACAGCGTTGCCAATCTGGCGCACTATTTCTCCTCTCCTGGGAGCGGGTACCGTCCGCCATTGCAAGAACGCCTCTCTGGCTGTTGCCGCCAGTCGAGCATAATCCTCTGCTGTGGCCTGCTGCACCGCGGCTATCAACTGATTGTCTATGGGTGAGCGGCAGGCCACTTCCTCGCCACCGCACTTCAGCCAGCTGCTGCCCGTGCAAGCACCAGCCATTGTCTCAGTCAATCCCAGGGCTGCGGCAATGTCATGCATATCTATCTCCTTGCTAAGCTATACTACAAACCTCCATGAAAGGTGAAAGACAACAGACAGCCATGCCTCTTCCGCAGGAAAAATCGCTACCCGAAAAGCTCCTTCAAGGATTCCTCGAGGATGGAGAGACAGACCGAGATTTCTTCCTCACTCACAGTGAGTGCCGGGCACAAGCGAATACTGTTCTCGCCGCAGCCGAGCAGGAGCAATCCTTTTCGAAAGGCATTGTCGATCACCTGGTTGCGCCACTCTCCTGCCCGCTCTTTGCTGTGCCGGTCCTTGACCAGCTCTATGCCGATCATCAAGCCTTTGCCCCGCACATCACCGATGCACTCAAATGATTTCTGCAGCTCCTGCAGGCCTGCCCTGAAGCGGCGCCCCTGTTCAGCAGCGTTGTCCATGAGTTCCTTTTCCAGGAGATCTATGGTGGCCAGAGCAGCTTCGCAGGAAAGGGGATTGCCGCCAAAGGTGGAGGCGTGCGAGCCAGCCTCCCAATCCATGATTTCGGCCCGGGCTATCATGGCCCCCAGTGGCAGGCCGGAGGCGATGCCCTTGGCCACGGTCATAATGTCGGGTGACACCCTGAAATGTTCCATGGCAAACATCTTGCCGGTTCGCCCCATGCCGGACTGCACCTCGTCGGCAATATAGAGTATGTCATACTTGCGAGCTATCTTGAAAAGTTCCTGGTGAAACTCTACCGGAGGCACAATGTAGCCTCCTTCGCCCTGGATGGGCTCCACAAAAATGGCAGCCACCTCTTCCGGGGGTATAGTTGTGCGAAAGAGGGTCTCCTCGATCCACTGGACGCAGGCAATGGCGCAGCCGGGGTAGCTGAGGTGATACGGGCACCGATAGCAGTAAGCATACGGAATGTGAGTAATGCCGGGCACCAGGGGGTTGTAGTGCTTTTTCTGAATGGCCTTGCTGGCAGTCAGAGACAGGGCGCCCATTGTCCTGCCATGAAAGGCGCCGAAAAAAGCCAGGTTCAGTTCGCGGCGGGTGTGCCAGCGGGCCAGTTTGAAGGCAGCCTCCACTGCTTCGGCTCCCGAGTTGCCGAAATATACCTTGCTGCCGCTGCTGCCCGCTGCCAGGCTGGCAAGCTTGCGCGCCAGCAGGATTTGCGGCGTGTAGTAAAAGTCGGTTCCCGACATGTGGAGAAGACGCTCACTCTGCTTCTTGATTGCCCTGACCACAACGGGATGGCAGTGGCCGGTGGCACAAACTGCTATGCCGGCAGTAAAATCAAGAAACTCATTGCCGTCCGGATCTTTGACCCACAGGCCCCGGGCAGACTGCACCACCAGGGGATAGATTCTGGTGTAGGAGGGTGAGACGAACTGGTTGTCTACTTCAATTAGCCTTTTGGCCTTTGGCCCTGGCAGGGACGTCTTTATTCGCGGGTATTTCATAGCTCTAGCGCATCAGCTGACGGCCAGTTGCCTCTGCTGCAGTATGCAAGTCAACGCCTGCAGAATGTTGCCTCAGTAGTTGAGCCATAAACCGGCTCTATTTTGCCTGCGCGCAAACCCTCATTACAGATGTAGCAGCAACAAGGCGATCCAGGAGTTCACCTGGCAGACAACTTGTTGTTCTGGCTTATAGAAAGAGAAAATCCCACAGATGGGACCGATTGTGCCTTCTTGCACCCTGGAATTCACTGTTTGCTGCTGGAGGGGCGCTGCGGTTCAGCCGCAGCACTCTCTCCTCACAGTTAGAACCTTATTTTTTCAGGTGGTCTTCGTTCGGGAACATAGGTGTGGGGGATCTTCCCCTCGTTCCACTCCCTGGACACGTAGAGGTTGCAGTAGCAGCTGCCGTACTCCTTCACATCGGGCTCGCGGTAGACGCAGGGACAGATTATATCCTTGTCCCATTCCCGATCGCCATTCGCCAATCTGCAGGGACAGGCCATGTAGCCATAGCGCTGCTTGTTCTGTAGGAGCCCCTCCAGGAGCTCCATGGTGCGTTCCCTGTCCGCATTGAAATAGTAGCCTTTCGGCTCCTGTACCTTCCGCAATACCTCGTAGAGCTTCTCAGCATCCATCATGCCAGTCCCAAAGCCTCCCTGATCTCCTGCTCCCGGTAGCCCACAATGACTTTGTCGCCGATAATCACCGTAGGAAACGAGCAATTAGGGTTGAACTTTTTC
Proteins encoded in this window:
- a CDS encoding ferredoxin:thioredoxin reductase, yielding MMDAEKLYEVLRKVQEPKGYYFNADRERTMELLEGLLQNKQRYGYMACPCRLANGDREWDKDIICPCVYREPDVKEYGSCYCNLYVSREWNEGKIPHTYVPERRPPEKIRF
- a CDS encoding aldehyde dehydrogenase family protein codes for the protein MHDIAAALGLTETMAGACTGSSWLKCGGEEVACRSPIDNQLIAAVQQATAEDYARLAATAREAFLQWRTVPAPRRGEIVRQIGNAVRAHKRELGALVSLEVGKIRVEAEGEVQEMIDICDFAVGQSRMLYGLSMHSERPRHRMYEQWLPLGPIGVITAFNFPVAVWSWNAMIALVAGDPVVWKPSSKACLTALALMKIIAPVLAENRVPEGVLNVIIGGRHQVGEALVQDRGLPLVSATGSVAMGREVARKVSSRLGRTLLELGGNNAVIVTPSADLQLAVRAILFGAVGTAGQRCTTIRRAIVHREIFASFTESLIGAYRQVVVGNPLEDGVLMGPLIDGQAVARMQEALEKLQDEGGRILYGGEVLSGGLYDAGTYVRPCICEASNDFDIVKQETFAPILYVIPYDDLQEAIHYQNDVPQGLSSAIFTSELGESELFLSCEGSDCGIANVNIGTSGAEIGGAFGGEKDTGGGREAGSDAWKAYMRRQTVTINWSRELPLAQGIEFDVES
- a CDS encoding acetyl ornithine aminotransferase family protein yields the protein MKYPRIKTSLPGPKAKRLIEVDNQFVSPSYTRIYPLVVQSARGLWVKDPDGNEFLDFTAGIAVCATGHCHPVVVRAIKKQSERLLHMSGTDFYYTPQILLARKLASLAAGSSGSKVYFGNSGAEAVEAAFKLARWHTRRELNLAFFGAFHGRTMGALSLTASKAIQKKHYNPLVPGITHIPYAYCYRCPYHLSYPGCAIACVQWIEETLFRTTIPPEEVAAIFVEPIQGEGGYIVPPVEFHQELFKIARKYDILYIADEVQSGMGRTGKMFAMEHFRVSPDIMTVAKGIASGLPLGAMIARAEIMDWEAGSHASTFGGNPLSCEAALATIDLLEKELMDNAAEQGRRFRAGLQELQKSFECIGDVRGKGLMIGIELVKDRHSKERAGEWRNQVIDNAFRKGLLLLGCGENSIRLCPALTVSEEEISVCLSILEESLKELFG